A window of Symphalangus syndactylus isolate Jambi chromosome 24, NHGRI_mSymSyn1-v2.1_pri, whole genome shotgun sequence contains these coding sequences:
- the MYL9 gene encoding myosin regulatory light polypeptide 9 isoform X1, which translates to MSSKRAKAKTTKKRPQRATSNVFAMFDQSQIQEFKEAFNMIDQNRDGFIDKEDLHDMLASLGKNPTDEYLEGMMSEAPGPINFTMFLTMFGEKLNGTDPEDVIRNAFACFDEEASGFIHEDHLRELLTTMGDRFTDEEVDEMYREAPIDKKGNFNYVEFTRILKHGAKDKDD; encoded by the exons ATGTCCAGCAAGCGGGCCAAAGCCAAGACCACCAAGAAGCGGCCACAGCGGGCCACATCCAATGTCTTCGCAATGTTTGACCAGTCCCAGATCCAGGAGTTTAAGGAGGCTTTCAACATGATTGACCAGAACCGTGATGGCTTCATTGACAAGGAGGACCTGCACGACATGCTGGCCTCGCTGG GGAAGAACCCCACAGACGAATACCTGGAGGGCATGATGAGCGAGGCCCCGGGGCCCATCAACTTCACCATGTTCCTCACCATGTTTGGGGAGAAGCTGAACGGCACGGACCCCGAGGATGTGATTCGCAACGCCTTTGCCTGCTTCGACGAGGAAGCCTCAG GTTTCATCCATGAGGACCACCTCCGGGAGCTGCTCACCACCATGGGTGACcgcttcacagatgaggaagtggATGAGATGTACCGGGAGGCGCCCATTGATAAGAAAGGCAACTTCAACTACGTGGAGTTCACCCGCATCCTCAAACATGGCGCCAAGGATAAAGACGACTAG
- the MYL9 gene encoding myosin regulatory light polypeptide 9 isoform X2: MSSKRAKAKTTKKRPQRATSNVFAMFDQSQIQEFKEAFNMIDQNRDGFIDKEDLHDMLASLGFIHEDHLRELLTTMGDRFTDEEVDEMYREAPIDKKGNFNYVEFTRILKHGAKDKDD, translated from the exons ATGTCCAGCAAGCGGGCCAAAGCCAAGACCACCAAGAAGCGGCCACAGCGGGCCACATCCAATGTCTTCGCAATGTTTGACCAGTCCCAGATCCAGGAGTTTAAGGAGGCTTTCAACATGATTGACCAGAACCGTGATGGCTTCATTGACAAGGAGGACCTGCACGACATGCTGGCCTCGCTGG GTTTCATCCATGAGGACCACCTCCGGGAGCTGCTCACCACCATGGGTGACcgcttcacagatgaggaagtggATGAGATGTACCGGGAGGCGCCCATTGATAAGAAAGGCAACTTCAACTACGTGGAGTTCACCCGCATCCTCAAACATGGCGCCAAGGATAAAGACGACTAG